Proteins encoded by one window of Capra hircus breed San Clemente unplaced genomic scaffold, ASM170441v1, whole genome shotgun sequence:
- the LZTR1 gene encoding leucine-zipper-like transcriptional regulator 1 isoform X1: MAGPGGSGGPIGAGALAGGARSKVAPSVDFDHSCSDSVEYLTLNFGPSETVHRWRRLPPCDEFVGARRSKHTVVAYKDAIYVFGGDNGKTMLNDLLRFDVKDCSWCRAFTTGTPPAPRYHHSAVVYGSSMFVFGGYTGDIYSNSNLKNKNDLFEYKFATGQWTEWKIEGRLPVARSAHGATVYSDKLWIFAGYDGNARLNDMWTIGLQDRELTCWEEVAQSGEIPPSCCNFPAAVCRDRMFVFSGQSGAKITNNLFQFEFKDQTWTRIPTEHLLRGAPPPPQRRYGHTMVAFDRHLYVFGGAADNTLPNELHCYDVDFQTWEVIQPSSDSEVGGAEMPERASTSEEVPAPGSEERTGCKKSRDVFGLDFGSTTSRQPSLPASELPSGRLFHAAAVISDAMYIFGGTVDNNIRSGEMYRFQFSSYPKCTLHEDYGRLWEGRQFCDVEFVLGEKEECVQGHVAIVTARSRWLRRKIAQARKLEEEAAPAPREGPVAAAGAARPPLLRVAIREAEARPFEVLMQFLYTDKIQYPRKGHVEDVLLIMDVYKLALGFQLCRLEQLCRQYIEASVDLQNVLVVCESAARLQLGQLKEHCLNFVVKESHFNQVIMMKEFERLSSPLIVEIVRRKQQPPPRAPSDQPVDIGTSLIQDMKAYLEGAGAEFCDITLLLDGHPRPAHKAILAARSSYFEAMFRSFMPEDGQVNISIGEMVPSRQAFESMLRYIYYGEVNMPPEDSLYLFSAPYYYGFYNNRLQAYCKQNLEMNVTVQNVLQILEAADKTQALDMKRHCLHIIVHQFTKVSKLPTLRLLSQQLLLDIIDSLASHISDKQCAELGADI, translated from the exons ATGGCGGGGCCGGGCGGCTCGGGAGGCCCGATCGGGGCCGGGGCGCTGGCCGGCGGCGCGCGGTCCAAGGTGGCCCCGAGCGTGGACTTTGACCACAGCTGCTCGGACAGCGTCGAGTACCTGACCCTCAACTTCGGGCCCTCTGAGACCGTGCATCGTTGGCGACGCCTCCCGCCCTGCGACGAGTTCGTGGGGGCTCG GCGCAGCAAGCACACAGTGGTAGCCTATAAAGACGCCATCTACGTGTTTGGTGGAGACAACGG GAAGACGATGCTCAACGACCTCCTGCGCTTCGACGTCAAGGACTGCTCCTGGTGCAG GGCCTTCACCACCGGGACCCCCCCGGCCCCCCGCTACCACCACTCCGCCGTGGTCTACGGGAGCAGCATGTTCGTCTTCG GGGGCTACACTGGCGACATCTACTCCAACTCAAACCTGAAGAACAAAAACGACCTCTTTGAATACAAGTTTGCAACTGGCCAGTGGACAGAGTGGAAAATTGAAGGACG GCTGCCAGTCGCCCGCTCGGCCCACGGTGCCACGGTGTATAGTGACAAGCTGTGGATCTTTGCCGGCTATGATGGCAACGCCAG GCTGAATGACATGTGGACCATCGGCCTCCAGGACCGGGAGCTCACGTGCTGGGAGGAG GTGGCCCAGAGCGGCGAGATCCCGCCCTCCTGCTGCAACTTCCCCGCCGCCGTGTGCAGGGACAGGATGTTCGTCTTCTCGGGCCAGAGTGGGGCCAAGATAACCAACAACCTTTTCCAGTTCGAGTTCAAGGACCAGAC GTGGACACGCATCCCCACCGAGCACCTGCTGCGGGGCGCCCCGCCGCCCCCGCAGCGGCGCTACGGGCACACCATGGTGGCCTTTGACCGCCACCTCTATGTGTTCGGGGGCGCGGCTGACAACACCCTCCCCAACGAGCTGCACTGCTATGACGTGGACTTCCAGACCTGGGAGGTCATCCAGCCCAGCTCGGATAGCGAG GTCGGCGGGGCCGAGATGCCAGAGCGAGCGTCCACTTCCGAGGAGGTGCCTGCTCCCGGCTCCGAGGAGCGGACCGGCTGCAAGAAGTCCCGGGACGTGTTCGGCCTGGACTTCGGCAGCACCACCTCCAGGCagccctccctgcctgcctcagAG CTGCCCAGCGGAAGACTCTTCCACGCGGCCGCCGTCATCTCGGACGCCATGTACATCTTCGGGGGCACGGTGGACAACAACATCCGGAGCGGGGAGATGTACAGGTTCCAG ttctcctcctaccccaagTGCACGCTGCACGAGGACTACGGGCGGCTGTGGGAGGGCCGCCAGTTCTGCGACGTGGAGTTCGTGCTGGGCGAG AAGGAGGAGTGCGTGCAGGGCCACGTGGCCATCGTCACGGCGCGCAGCCGCTGGCTCCGCAGGAAGATCGCCCAGGCGCGG aagctggaggaggaggCGGCCCCGGCGCCCAGGGAGGGCCCTGTGGCTGCTGCGGGAGCGGCCCGGCCGCCCCTGCTGCGCGTGGCCATCCGCGAAGCCGAGGCGCGGCCGTTCGAGGTTCTCATGCAGTTCCTGTACACCGACAAGATCCAGTACCCGCGGAAAG GTCACGTGGAGGACGTGCTGCTCATCATGGACGTGTACAAGCTGGCGCTGGGCTTCCAGCTCTGCcgcctggagcagctgtgtcgccaGTACATCGAGGCCTCGGTGGACCTGCAGAACGTGCTGGTCGTGTGCGAGAGCGCCGCCCGGCTGCAGCTGGGCCAGCTCAAG GAGCACTGCCTGAACTTTGTGGTGAAGGAGTCGCACTTCAACCAGGTGATCATGATGAAGGAATTTGAGcgcctctcctcccctctgatCGTGGAGATTGTGCGGCGGAAGCAGCAGCCGCCGCCCCGCGCCCCCTCCGACCAGCCGGTGGACATCG GCACGTCTCTGATCCAGGACATGAAGGCATACTTGGAGGGCGCGGGCGCGGAGTTTTGCGACATCACCCTCCTGCTGGACGGTCACCCGCGGCCAGCCCACAAGGCCATCCTGGCCGCCCGCTCCAG CTACTTCGAGGCCATGTTCCGGTCCTTCATGCCCGAGGACGGCCAGGTGAACATCTCCATCGGGGAGATGGTGCCGAGCAGGCAGGCCTTCGAGTCCATGCTGCGGTACATCTACTACGGCGAGGTCAACATGCCGCCCGAGGACTCGCT CTACCTGTTCTCAGCGCCCTACTACTACGGCTTCTACAACAACCGTCTGCAGGCCTACTGCAAGCAGAACCTGGAGATGAACGTGACGGTGCAGAACGTGCTACAG ATCCTGGAGGCGGCGGACAAGACGCAGGCCCTGGACATGAAGCGGCACTGCCTGCACATTATCGTGCACCAGTTCACCAAG GTTTCCAAGCTGCCCACGCTGCGCTTGCTGAGCCAGCAGCTGCTGCTGGACATCATCGACTCACTGGCCTCCCACATCTCAGACAAGCAGTGTGCAGAGCTGGGGGCCGACATATGA
- the LZTR1 gene encoding leucine-zipper-like transcriptional regulator 1 isoform X2, with product MAGPGGSGGPIGAGALAGGARSKVAPSVDFDHSCSDSVEYLTLNFGPSETVHRWRRLPPCDEFVGARRSKHTVVAYKDAIYVFGGDNGKTMLNDLLRFDVKDCSWCRAFTTGTPPAPRYHHSAVVYGSSMFVFGGYTGDIYSNSNLKNKNDLFEYKFATGQWTEWKIEGRLPVARSAHGATVYSDKLWIFAGYDGNARLNDMWTIGLQDRELTCWEEVAQSGEIPPSCCNFPAAVCRDRMFVFSGQSGAKITNNLFQFEFKDQTWTRIPTEHLLRGAPPPPQRRYGHTMVAFDRHLYVFGGAADNTLPNELHCYDVDFQTWEVIQPSSDSEVGGAEMPERASTSEEVPAPGSEERTGCKKSRDVFGLDFGSTTSRQPSLPASELPSGRLFHAAAVISDAMYIFGGTVDNNIRSGEMYRFQFSSYPKCTLHEDYGRLWEGRQFCDVEFVLGEKEECVQGHVAIVTARSRWLRRKIAQARKLEEEAAPAPREGPVAAAGAARPPLLRVAIREAEARPFEVLMQFLYTDKIQYPRKGHVEDVLLIMDVYKLALGFQLCRLEQLCRQYIEASVDLQNVLVVCESAARLQLGQLKVIMMKEFERLSSPLIVEIVRRKQQPPPRAPSDQPVDIGTSLIQDMKAYLEGAGAEFCDITLLLDGHPRPAHKAILAARSSYFEAMFRSFMPEDGQVNISIGEMVPSRQAFESMLRYIYYGEVNMPPEDSLYLFSAPYYYGFYNNRLQAYCKQNLEMNVTVQNVLQILEAADKTQALDMKRHCLHIIVHQFTKVSKLPTLRLLSQQLLLDIIDSLASHISDKQCAELGADI from the exons ATGGCGGGGCCGGGCGGCTCGGGAGGCCCGATCGGGGCCGGGGCGCTGGCCGGCGGCGCGCGGTCCAAGGTGGCCCCGAGCGTGGACTTTGACCACAGCTGCTCGGACAGCGTCGAGTACCTGACCCTCAACTTCGGGCCCTCTGAGACCGTGCATCGTTGGCGACGCCTCCCGCCCTGCGACGAGTTCGTGGGGGCTCG GCGCAGCAAGCACACAGTGGTAGCCTATAAAGACGCCATCTACGTGTTTGGTGGAGACAACGG GAAGACGATGCTCAACGACCTCCTGCGCTTCGACGTCAAGGACTGCTCCTGGTGCAG GGCCTTCACCACCGGGACCCCCCCGGCCCCCCGCTACCACCACTCCGCCGTGGTCTACGGGAGCAGCATGTTCGTCTTCG GGGGCTACACTGGCGACATCTACTCCAACTCAAACCTGAAGAACAAAAACGACCTCTTTGAATACAAGTTTGCAACTGGCCAGTGGACAGAGTGGAAAATTGAAGGACG GCTGCCAGTCGCCCGCTCGGCCCACGGTGCCACGGTGTATAGTGACAAGCTGTGGATCTTTGCCGGCTATGATGGCAACGCCAG GCTGAATGACATGTGGACCATCGGCCTCCAGGACCGGGAGCTCACGTGCTGGGAGGAG GTGGCCCAGAGCGGCGAGATCCCGCCCTCCTGCTGCAACTTCCCCGCCGCCGTGTGCAGGGACAGGATGTTCGTCTTCTCGGGCCAGAGTGGGGCCAAGATAACCAACAACCTTTTCCAGTTCGAGTTCAAGGACCAGAC GTGGACACGCATCCCCACCGAGCACCTGCTGCGGGGCGCCCCGCCGCCCCCGCAGCGGCGCTACGGGCACACCATGGTGGCCTTTGACCGCCACCTCTATGTGTTCGGGGGCGCGGCTGACAACACCCTCCCCAACGAGCTGCACTGCTATGACGTGGACTTCCAGACCTGGGAGGTCATCCAGCCCAGCTCGGATAGCGAG GTCGGCGGGGCCGAGATGCCAGAGCGAGCGTCCACTTCCGAGGAGGTGCCTGCTCCCGGCTCCGAGGAGCGGACCGGCTGCAAGAAGTCCCGGGACGTGTTCGGCCTGGACTTCGGCAGCACCACCTCCAGGCagccctccctgcctgcctcagAG CTGCCCAGCGGAAGACTCTTCCACGCGGCCGCCGTCATCTCGGACGCCATGTACATCTTCGGGGGCACGGTGGACAACAACATCCGGAGCGGGGAGATGTACAGGTTCCAG ttctcctcctaccccaagTGCACGCTGCACGAGGACTACGGGCGGCTGTGGGAGGGCCGCCAGTTCTGCGACGTGGAGTTCGTGCTGGGCGAG AAGGAGGAGTGCGTGCAGGGCCACGTGGCCATCGTCACGGCGCGCAGCCGCTGGCTCCGCAGGAAGATCGCCCAGGCGCGG aagctggaggaggaggCGGCCCCGGCGCCCAGGGAGGGCCCTGTGGCTGCTGCGGGAGCGGCCCGGCCGCCCCTGCTGCGCGTGGCCATCCGCGAAGCCGAGGCGCGGCCGTTCGAGGTTCTCATGCAGTTCCTGTACACCGACAAGATCCAGTACCCGCGGAAAG GTCACGTGGAGGACGTGCTGCTCATCATGGACGTGTACAAGCTGGCGCTGGGCTTCCAGCTCTGCcgcctggagcagctgtgtcgccaGTACATCGAGGCCTCGGTGGACCTGCAGAACGTGCTGGTCGTGTGCGAGAGCGCCGCCCGGCTGCAGCTGGGCCAGCTCAAG GTGATCATGATGAAGGAATTTGAGcgcctctcctcccctctgatCGTGGAGATTGTGCGGCGGAAGCAGCAGCCGCCGCCCCGCGCCCCCTCCGACCAGCCGGTGGACATCG GCACGTCTCTGATCCAGGACATGAAGGCATACTTGGAGGGCGCGGGCGCGGAGTTTTGCGACATCACCCTCCTGCTGGACGGTCACCCGCGGCCAGCCCACAAGGCCATCCTGGCCGCCCGCTCCAG CTACTTCGAGGCCATGTTCCGGTCCTTCATGCCCGAGGACGGCCAGGTGAACATCTCCATCGGGGAGATGGTGCCGAGCAGGCAGGCCTTCGAGTCCATGCTGCGGTACATCTACTACGGCGAGGTCAACATGCCGCCCGAGGACTCGCT CTACCTGTTCTCAGCGCCCTACTACTACGGCTTCTACAACAACCGTCTGCAGGCCTACTGCAAGCAGAACCTGGAGATGAACGTGACGGTGCAGAACGTGCTACAG ATCCTGGAGGCGGCGGACAAGACGCAGGCCCTGGACATGAAGCGGCACTGCCTGCACATTATCGTGCACCAGTTCACCAAG GTTTCCAAGCTGCCCACGCTGCGCTTGCTGAGCCAGCAGCTGCTGCTGGACATCATCGACTCACTGGCCTCCCACATCTCAGACAAGCAGTGTGCAGAGCTGGGGGCCGACATATGA
- the LZTR1 gene encoding leucine-zipper-like transcriptional regulator 1 isoform X3 — MLNDLLRFDVKDCSWCRAFTTGTPPAPRYHHSAVVYGSSMFVFGGYTGDIYSNSNLKNKNDLFEYKFATGQWTEWKIEGRLPVARSAHGATVYSDKLWIFAGYDGNARLNDMWTIGLQDRELTCWEEVAQSGEIPPSCCNFPAAVCRDRMFVFSGQSGAKITNNLFQFEFKDQTWTRIPTEHLLRGAPPPPQRRYGHTMVAFDRHLYVFGGAADNTLPNELHCYDVDFQTWEVIQPSSDSEVGGAEMPERASTSEEVPAPGSEERTGCKKSRDVFGLDFGSTTSRQPSLPASELPSGRLFHAAAVISDAMYIFGGTVDNNIRSGEMYRFQFSSYPKCTLHEDYGRLWEGRQFCDVEFVLGEKEECVQGHVAIVTARSRWLRRKIAQARKLEEEAAPAPREGPVAAAGAARPPLLRVAIREAEARPFEVLMQFLYTDKIQYPRKGHVEDVLLIMDVYKLALGFQLCRLEQLCRQYIEASVDLQNVLVVCESAARLQLGQLKEHCLNFVVKESHFNQVIMMKEFERLSSPLIVEIVRRKQQPPPRAPSDQPVDIGTSLIQDMKAYLEGAGAEFCDITLLLDGHPRPAHKAILAARSSYFEAMFRSFMPEDGQVNISIGEMVPSRQAFESMLRYIYYGEVNMPPEDSLYLFSAPYYYGFYNNRLQAYCKQNLEMNVTVQNVLQILEAADKTQALDMKRHCLHIIVHQFTKVSKLPTLRLLSQQLLLDIIDSLASHISDKQCAELGADI; from the exons ATGCTCAACGACCTCCTGCGCTTCGACGTCAAGGACTGCTCCTGGTGCAG GGCCTTCACCACCGGGACCCCCCCGGCCCCCCGCTACCACCACTCCGCCGTGGTCTACGGGAGCAGCATGTTCGTCTTCG GGGGCTACACTGGCGACATCTACTCCAACTCAAACCTGAAGAACAAAAACGACCTCTTTGAATACAAGTTTGCAACTGGCCAGTGGACAGAGTGGAAAATTGAAGGACG GCTGCCAGTCGCCCGCTCGGCCCACGGTGCCACGGTGTATAGTGACAAGCTGTGGATCTTTGCCGGCTATGATGGCAACGCCAG GCTGAATGACATGTGGACCATCGGCCTCCAGGACCGGGAGCTCACGTGCTGGGAGGAG GTGGCCCAGAGCGGCGAGATCCCGCCCTCCTGCTGCAACTTCCCCGCCGCCGTGTGCAGGGACAGGATGTTCGTCTTCTCGGGCCAGAGTGGGGCCAAGATAACCAACAACCTTTTCCAGTTCGAGTTCAAGGACCAGAC GTGGACACGCATCCCCACCGAGCACCTGCTGCGGGGCGCCCCGCCGCCCCCGCAGCGGCGCTACGGGCACACCATGGTGGCCTTTGACCGCCACCTCTATGTGTTCGGGGGCGCGGCTGACAACACCCTCCCCAACGAGCTGCACTGCTATGACGTGGACTTCCAGACCTGGGAGGTCATCCAGCCCAGCTCGGATAGCGAG GTCGGCGGGGCCGAGATGCCAGAGCGAGCGTCCACTTCCGAGGAGGTGCCTGCTCCCGGCTCCGAGGAGCGGACCGGCTGCAAGAAGTCCCGGGACGTGTTCGGCCTGGACTTCGGCAGCACCACCTCCAGGCagccctccctgcctgcctcagAG CTGCCCAGCGGAAGACTCTTCCACGCGGCCGCCGTCATCTCGGACGCCATGTACATCTTCGGGGGCACGGTGGACAACAACATCCGGAGCGGGGAGATGTACAGGTTCCAG ttctcctcctaccccaagTGCACGCTGCACGAGGACTACGGGCGGCTGTGGGAGGGCCGCCAGTTCTGCGACGTGGAGTTCGTGCTGGGCGAG AAGGAGGAGTGCGTGCAGGGCCACGTGGCCATCGTCACGGCGCGCAGCCGCTGGCTCCGCAGGAAGATCGCCCAGGCGCGG aagctggaggaggaggCGGCCCCGGCGCCCAGGGAGGGCCCTGTGGCTGCTGCGGGAGCGGCCCGGCCGCCCCTGCTGCGCGTGGCCATCCGCGAAGCCGAGGCGCGGCCGTTCGAGGTTCTCATGCAGTTCCTGTACACCGACAAGATCCAGTACCCGCGGAAAG GTCACGTGGAGGACGTGCTGCTCATCATGGACGTGTACAAGCTGGCGCTGGGCTTCCAGCTCTGCcgcctggagcagctgtgtcgccaGTACATCGAGGCCTCGGTGGACCTGCAGAACGTGCTGGTCGTGTGCGAGAGCGCCGCCCGGCTGCAGCTGGGCCAGCTCAAG GAGCACTGCCTGAACTTTGTGGTGAAGGAGTCGCACTTCAACCAGGTGATCATGATGAAGGAATTTGAGcgcctctcctcccctctgatCGTGGAGATTGTGCGGCGGAAGCAGCAGCCGCCGCCCCGCGCCCCCTCCGACCAGCCGGTGGACATCG GCACGTCTCTGATCCAGGACATGAAGGCATACTTGGAGGGCGCGGGCGCGGAGTTTTGCGACATCACCCTCCTGCTGGACGGTCACCCGCGGCCAGCCCACAAGGCCATCCTGGCCGCCCGCTCCAG CTACTTCGAGGCCATGTTCCGGTCCTTCATGCCCGAGGACGGCCAGGTGAACATCTCCATCGGGGAGATGGTGCCGAGCAGGCAGGCCTTCGAGTCCATGCTGCGGTACATCTACTACGGCGAGGTCAACATGCCGCCCGAGGACTCGCT CTACCTGTTCTCAGCGCCCTACTACTACGGCTTCTACAACAACCGTCTGCAGGCCTACTGCAAGCAGAACCTGGAGATGAACGTGACGGTGCAGAACGTGCTACAG ATCCTGGAGGCGGCGGACAAGACGCAGGCCCTGGACATGAAGCGGCACTGCCTGCACATTATCGTGCACCAGTTCACCAAG GTTTCCAAGCTGCCCACGCTGCGCTTGCTGAGCCAGCAGCTGCTGCTGGACATCATCGACTCACTGGCCTCCCACATCTCAGACAAGCAGTGTGCAGAGCTGGGGGCCGACATATGA
- the THAP7 gene encoding THAP domain-containing protein 7 codes for MPRHCSAAGCCTRDTRETRNRGISFHRLPKKDNPRRGLWLANCQRLDPSGQGLWDPASEYIYFCSKHFEENCFELVGISGYHRLKEGAVPTIFESFSKLRRTKTKRHGYPPGPPEVSRLRRCRKRCSEGPGPTAPFSPPPPADVACFPVEEASAPAALSASPAGRLEPGLSSPFSDLLGPLGAQADEAGCSAQPSPERQPSPLEPRPVSPSAYMLRLPPPAGAYIQSEHSYQVGSALLWKRRAEAALDALDKAQRQLQACKRREQRLRLRLTKLQQERAREKRAQADARQTLKEHVQDFAMQLSSSMA; via the exons ATGCCGCGTCACTGCTCCGCCGCCGGCTGCTGCACACGGGACACGCGCGAGACGCGCAACCGCGGCATCTCCTTCCACAG GCTTCCCAAGAAGGACAACCCGAGGCGGGGTTTGTGGCTGGCCAACTGCCAGCGACTGGACCCCAGCGGGCAGGGCCTGTGGGACCCGGCCTCCGagtacatctacttctgctccaaGCACTTCGAGGAGAACTGCTTTGAGTTGGTGGGAATAAG TGGGTATCACAGGCTGAAGGAGGGAGCGGTTCCAACCATATTTGAGTCTTTCTCGAAGTTGCGCCGGACCAAGACCAAGCGGCACGGTTACCCGCCCGGCCCCCCAGAAGTCAGCCGCCTGCGGCGATGCAGGAAACG CTGCTCTGAGGGCCCAGGGCCCACCGCTCCATTTTCCCCGCCTCCACCTGCTGACGTCGCctgctttcctgtggaagagGCCTCGGCACCGGCTGCCTTGTCTGCCTCCCCAGCCGGGAGGCTGGAGCCTGGCCTCAGCAGCCCCTTCTCCGACCTCCTGGGGCCCCTGGGCGCCCAGGCAGATGAAGCGGGCTGCAGCGCCCAGCCCTCCCCGGAGCGCCAGCCGTCCCCCCTGGAGCCGCGGCCCGTCTCGCCCTCGGCCTACATGCTGCGCCTCCCGCCGCCCGCCGGCGCCTACATCCAGAGCGAGCACAGCTACCAGGTGGGCAGCGCCCTGCTCTGGAAGCGGCGGGCCGAGGCCGCCCTGGACGCCCTGGACAAGGCCCAGCGCCAGCTGCAGGCCTGCAAGCGGCGGGAGCagcggctgcggctgcggctgaCCAAGCTGCAGCAGGAGCGAGCGCGGGAGAAGCGGGCCCAGGCGGACGCCCGGCAGACGCTGAAGGAGCACGTGCAGGACTTTGCCATGCAGCTAAGCAGCAGCATGGCCTGA
- the LOC102187765 gene encoding tubulin alpha-3 chain, whose protein sequence is MPSDKTIGGGDDSFNTFFSETGAGKHVPRAVFVDLEPTVVDEVRTGTYRQLFHPEQLITGKEDAANNYARGHYTIGKEIVDLVLDRIRKLADLCTGLQGFLIFHSFGGGTGSGFASLLMERLSVDYGKKSKLEFAIYPAPQVSTAVVEPYNSILTTHTTLEHSDCAFMVDNEAIYDICRRNLDIERPTYTNLNRLIGQIVSSITASLRFDGALNVDLTEFQTNLVPYPRIHFPLATYAPVISAEKAYHEQLSVAEITNACFEPANQMVKCDPRHGKYMACCMLYRGDVVPKDVNAAIATIKTKRTIQFVDWCPTGFKVGINYQPPTVVPGGDLAKVQRAVCMLSNTTAIAEAWARLDHKFDLMYAKRAFVHWYVGEGMEEGEFSEAREDLAALEKDYEEVGVDSVEAEAEEGEEY, encoded by the exons ATGCCCAGCGACAAGACCATCGGCGGCGGCGATGACTCCTTCAACACGTTCTTCAGCGAGACCGGGGCCGGCAAGCACGTGCCCAGGGCCGTGTTCGTGGACCTGGAGCCCACCGTGGTCG ACGAGGTGCGCACGGGGACCTACAGGCAGCTCTTCCACCCGGAGCAGCTGATCACCGGGAAGGAAGACGCGGCCAACAACTACGCCCGTGGCCACTACACCATCGGCAAGGAGATCGTCGACCTGGTCCTGGACCGCATCCGCAAACTG GCGGACCTGTGCACGGGCCTGCAGGGCTTCCTCATCTTCCACAGCTTCGGGGGCGGCACCGGCTCGGGCTTCGCGTCGCTGCTCATGGAGCGGCTCTCGGTGGACTACGGCAAGAAGTCCAAGCTGGAGTTCGCCATCTACCCGGCGCCCCAGGTCTCCACGGCCGTGGTGGAGCCCTACAACTCCATCCTGACCACGCACACGACCCTGGAGCACTCGGACTGCGCCTTCATGGTGGACAACGAGGCCATCTACGACATCTGCCGGCGCAACCTGGACATCGAGCGGCCCACGTACACCAACCTCAACCGGCTCATCGGGCAGATCGTGTCCTCCATCACGGCCTCCCTGCGCTTCGACGGCGCCCTCAACGTGGACCTGACCGAGTTCCAGACCAACCTGGTGCCCTACCCCCGCATCCACTTCCCCCTGGCCACGTACGCCCCGGTCATCTCGGCCGAGAAGGCCTACCACGAGCAGCTGTCCGTGGCCGAGATCACCAACGCCTGCTTCGAGCCGGCCAACCAGATGGTCAAGTGTGACCCTCGCCACGGCAAGTACATGGCCTGTTGCATGCTGTACCGGGGGGACGTGGTCCCCAAGGACGTCAACGCGGCCATCGCCACCATCAAGACCAAGCGCACCATCCAGTTCGTGGACTGGTGCCCGACCGGGTTCAAG GTGGGCATCAACTACCAGCCCCCCACGGTGGTCCCGGGGGGAGACCTGGCCAAGGTGCAGCGGGCCGTGTGCATGCTGAGCAACACCACGGCCATCGCCGAGGCCTGGGCCCGCCTGGACCACAAGTTCGACCTCATGTACGCCAAGCGCGCCTTCGTGCACTGGTACGTGGGGGAGGGCATGGAGGAGGGCGAGTTCTCGGAGGCCCGGGAAGACCTGGCGGCGCTGGAGAAGGATTACGAGGAGGTGGGCGTGGACTCGGTGGAGGCGGAGGCCGAGGAAGGGGAGGAGTACTGA